TGTTAACCAAAATGTTTTCTAGGTCTTGTAAGGTACAAAGaagccctgctgagcaccagATGGCCTTGCATAAAAGAAAAGAGGGGGGTTAAGGAGCACAGGACATTAGCTGCTGCTGGATTCTACCTTAATTGCAGGTATAAAGTAACCATGGGTACTTAGCACAAAGTACAAGTGATATGTTCCACAGCCTCACAGATCACAGTGATGTTACTTGCACATATTGCTCACCACATCCATGCTCAGTCTGACAGCAACACGGCTTTGCCAAGCACTGCCATCCTCTCAGCAAGATTTCAGTGCTCAGCTGGGGCATAAAGGGTACAAACCTAAAGTTTTGAAATCCTATTCTTGGGAGCCAATTGAAAGATACAGTAAATGACTTGGCAAGTCAGAAGTATCTAAATGCTTACCCTTTGCCCCTGTTTACTCTATGCAGGTGACATTTGATACAAGAAGAAATAGCATCCTGCATGTTGAAAAATTAGCATCACCACGCTGGCCAGAATCAAGAGTTCCACTCTTTCTTGTGAAAAGACCTGATTATTCTTGATTCAGGACCTTAGAATATTAACTCAAAACTGACACTTGTTACCTATTAAGGAGAGGAGATAGTTGGGAAAGGCACACTACAAAACCCAATTAGCACAACTCACAGGTATCTTTGGCAATGCTTCCAGTCTAATGAATCATTTCTGTAAATATCTTTCAGGGAACAGCATCCTATTGCCTTATTCACTCTCAGTTTCTCTGGAACTTCAGGAAAGCTCACACTTGAGAATGCATGTAACTGTAAAATAACTTTAATTCCTTTATTCAAACTTCACATATACAGtggagaaaaagacattttaaaatagatcCATATAATTATATGGATTTTTGAAACATATCAAATTCAGATCAAAATTAAGATACACACTGTATTTCATAACCAAGCTAAAGCTTAAGTGTGTACTTTGTGTAATAAAACCCAGAAACTGCTCTGAATACTGGAACATTCCCAGTCAAATTCCACCCAGTGGGAAGTTTTTACAGCAATTTGGAGGTGCAGAATCCCTCTTTACAGCTATACAACCACACTGTAAACAAGTATTTGAATTAAGCAGTTTCCCTTCTAGCTTCCAAAAAGCCTTCATTTTACAAAAGCAGTCGCTGTAAGTTGCAATGGACACAGGAAGATTTAGACCAGTGGTTTTCAGTATGGAAGTTGCCAACCTTAAATGAGTAGATCAATAGCAGTTATCTTTAATAAAGAACAGCCAGAGCCTAAGCTCAGCACTTCTTCAGTCCTGATGTATATTTCTTCGTGGCTGGGTGTTTTTCCTCAGGTGCTAACAGCACAAACACTGTTCATGCAACTGGAAAGAACCAAACATTTGAAACAAGAGCCAGAAGAGCAACAGTGGATGGGATTTTAAGAGAAATGCTGGAGGAAATTTGCACATTCTCACAATAAGCCAGAGAGAGCTCCACAAAACAACCAGTCCTGATGGAAGAGGTTATGAAAGTTAAATGCAAAGTTCAAGTTAGCCGTTTCCAGTGTAGAAACACTCCCTCCACCAGATGTTAGTACTGCTTTAGTCAGAAACTAACAATTGATTCCAAACACCGCTCTAAAGAAATAACAGCTCTTGTTCTAAAGACTGGGAAAGTGCAGGTAAAAACGTACTGAAATCTAGATTAACAGGTCAGTGCTTTACGAAAAAAAAGTTGTAGGACTTGAATAATCCCTTTTTAAACTGCTTAACACATCTGATAAATAGCTTACATGTCAATCTGATATACGCTGTACCGTTTGGCTCTTGAATCCCAAAACTTTCTGTATGAGACACCACATCTAGAACACTCTCAAATAAATAGTGAAAAACCAAAAGATAGTGAGTGTTTCAAAGCAAGAGAAACAGTACATCACACAAGATAATCAGCGCTATACATACAGGGAATGCCATTCTGGTTGAAGAAATTATGAAGCAGTATTCTCCATGAAATACTAGGCACAAGAAAAAGTCAATTAGGCAGTGTTTTCTGCCTAATGGACAAGTCTAAAATTAACATTCTTGGCAATACAACATTGTAACTGATATGCTTCTTAACATTTAAGAGCCTTAATTGCAAAAATCATGAAGCGATGTTTATATTTGTGTCTTTGACAAGCAGTTACAGTTCTGGACAGATTTCTTCTATGCTGTGTGCTCTACTTTCCAGCTGGTCACGAGTAACATGTGCTGCATAAGAAAGATTACAAAAAATAGATAATTCTTCACACCCATTGAATACTTTCACAACACACACAAATTTCCCCCTGAAATCATCTCTGCTTCTCCAAAGATAATGTTTGCCAACCCTTCTTAGCAATGTATAAGCTTTTATTTGGAGAGTGCAGAAACTTCTAAAACAGTTATTTGACCCTCATGCTCTGAAGAGATGGCCAACAGCAGTGTTCACCACACCAAACACTGAGTGCTCACCCCCCCCAGAACTGGGAGGATTTAACTCAGGTGTTTAGAACTAACACATGAGGTTCCTGAAACACCAGCAAACATAGTACTTTCCAGGTCAAATTTCAGTTCCAGATGACACACTtgaattgaaaaaaacccaaatttatACATGAAGGAGCagtcagttttgttttcagcGAGTTAACTCGTGCTTTTGAGCAAAAACACCACAATAAATCAGAGAAAATTTCTCCTCAGTGCTGATCAAAGAATACCTCATCAAAATGataatattgtttttaaaaggcCAGTTAGGCTTCGACACGAGTTAGATTTGGTAACATGCAGTTTACCAAGCAAACAGCACACTTAACCAGCAGAACTGATtgctgtgtgctcccagcctTCACATTTAATTCATCTTTAATTCATGCTTGCCCTGGTTAAGAAAACACAACATATTCTGTATCTACCAAAGGCCAAAGGGCACACCCAGTCAGtgacagctcagctgctgggtgCCATCTGAGCAAGGTTAGCAGAGCAATGCAGCTAAATGAACCAGAGAAAGAGAACAATAGTCTTACTGCTTGTCAATTGAACTGCTATGGACAACACCCTCTGGCTGATACTTTGGTGTAGCAGAATCCAGGTTTGCACTGAAATCATCATCCTTAAATTAACCTACATCAGGAATATTTCCTTCTGTGATTTCAAAGGGAATTTATAAAGGGAAGGTTTTTATGGAGAGAAACAAAGGTCACTTCTGCTGGCAAAGGAGAATTCTATTTATATTATTCATGGAGTCATAAATAGCAAATAGCCAGTGAAGGTGAAATGCTGAAGCAAGCAaatgtagaatcatagaatggtttgtgttggaaggaaccttCCATGTATATGGAAGGAACATCCAgctccaacccccctgccataTGCAGTCTATTACCATTTCTACTTTCTTTTCCACAAAAGAGCTTGGCTGCCAGAATCCATATGCATGGGATAAGGCATGGCTACTTGAGGCAAGAAAGGAATGATCCATCCATTTAAAACACTTGGTTGCCACAATGAAGACAGGAGCAAAAATATACAAAGAGTTCTCACCATCACTGACTGGACTGGCCATCTTCATTTCAATCAGCAAGAAATCTCAGTCTGTAACCAAGAAGTGCAACTTGTATTAGTGGACCTGGTGGTACCTGACAGGAACCTCCTTAAACCTGCCCTAGGTTTTTAGTCCCTTCTTTGAAAGCAGAGTGTAGATATTAGAAGTGTACTGTTAGTTTTACTCAAATACAAACCAGACAGAATTAGAGGGTAGAAAGAAACATTAGTTAAGAGAAGCACAGAATCTTTAAGGGAATCTTCATGGATAGAAAAAATTCCAAGTGAGAAGAGATTTTCAAATTGCCTGAAAAACAACCCAGGAGCCAGCTGAACCCCAGAGTCACAACAGACCACTAAGAAATACCTCTTATGTCACATCTTTACTTGCAACAATTGTCAGTACTGCAGAAGTCACGTTATTCCATTGGAATAAAAGGACATTGCATGGCAGCTCTCATTCACAGAGACTGACTGGCATAATAGCTGAGTGGCAGCCACATCACCTCATGATCTCCATAACTTCCCAAGAACTCAAGTTAAATGGAAGGATTTATAAAAATATAGCTACAATACAACATGCAGAAAACCCagtacattttcttttaagttaAAAGCAAGCATCAGGGCTGTTAGTCAGTTTAACAGAGTGAAGCAAAAACAAGCCATTGCAAAAATCAACTCCTGTATCACCCAGTGCAAAAGTAAGGAAACCCTCCCTTTTCTGCTCTAgacaaaagaattttaaaataaaatttcaagtCAAAGAGCTCTTTGAAAGTTATCCAGGTGAATAATCCTTCGTATAGTGTTCTCAGGAACATGAACAGGGTTTTGATTTCCTTCCACAAAGGAAACAGcctaatttttaaatactcaaGTGCTTAATGTAACCAAAAGCACAGTATGACCAAAAGCACAATGACCAGAAACCCAAGTAGCAAGTGTTAAAGCCATCTATTTGAGAAACCTTCTGTAGCTGTAATTAACACTTATTTCTAAGTGCCCTTCTGTGCCCTCAGAATACAGATGAGAGAGCAATAAATAATATAATCTCAAAGAAGTTATTTCAGTAAAACTTTGACATTAGCATAGCTATGTGCTGGACATTTCTCATCTCAATGTAATAATTTCTTAGAATGTAGGCAGTGACAGAAGACTGGCTTTTTAACACTTGTTCATATCCCATCATCCTTTGCCCAACCCTGTCTCATAATCTGTCTGAGGACACTCAATTCACCAGCTGCTACAAAAGTGAATCAGTACTTAACCTCAGAAGAACTGATCAAGGACAGGGATTAATGGCTGTGATAGCTGATATAGAGATTAGAAGACAACAAAACATGAAGGTTAAAGCAGAATGATAGAAAAGTGAAGAATTGAGAACTACATCAGGTTAATGAAAAGTATTTCTATATGCTATGGTGTGGAAGTGTACCAGTTAGTTAATGGATTGCTACACTGGCAGACGGTTACATTTATGGAATCTATTAGCCATGAGCAGTCTAAAATTGATAATTACCAGTTGTGGCTCTGAAGCTGGTTATGAGGAAGGTGGAATGGACTTCAACAATAGAGATGGAAAAATGCTGCAAAGGTCTGCCTTCTTTCCACTGGCGAATGCAGCTGGGGAGCGGAGTTGCCTCTGTTTTACAGCAGAGTGCAGAGAGATGGCAGCTTCAGGCCATGCAGAAAGGTCATACGgttggctgctgcagccctcctTTCCCCTGGAGAGTGAAGCTCTAGTAAATAGCCATTATAAGGCCTGTGTTAAGTTACTGGATAAAGTCAGTCCAGTAATGGGTCTCAGACACATACCAAATGACCCTTTCAGTGCAATTGTGAAGGAATTAGTCCTCCTGTAGTAAAAAACAGGATGAAAAGGTGCAATCCGCAGAACTTAAACACGCAGTTTtgcaaaatgcctttttattgCGTGGGATTTAAATGAATTTTAGAAGAGTTCCTAGTTCACATGGTTGTGAAAAGCAGATGTGAACCAAATTAAACCCATGCAGCATCTTCCCAAGTTTGCAGACCATGCTAATATCTCATAGCTTTGCCAACCACAGATGAACAACGCTTACAGACTTCACTGCCACCAGTCTCATGAGCAACAGATGTATGGTTTTTTAATGTCAGAAGTTTATTCCAAGTGCTGTTACATAAAGAGGTGGTGAGTGAACTGTAATTATTCACCAAAATATGACCACAAAAGTCTAAGACTTTTCACCCAGAGAGAAGTTTAAAGATGAAAGAGAAGGTGTCAAGCTCAAGTTTTAGGAGTTTCCTGTGAAGAGACAGCCCTGAAACAGGTTCCAGCAACAGCTCCCACTTAAACATCCCAGACTTTATTTCAGTAGCTGCGCTAAAAGCAAGAGACTCTTATGCCATACTATAGCAATGAACGTTTCTGCTCAAGGACAAGTCTGTATTGAAGGCCTAACAGCAGTTTTACATTTCAGTGTTCTTCCTCAGGAAGATAAATAGTCCTCTCAACAGGGAGGAAACATTGATGGTAATTTCCCATTGCTGGCTACAGGATGGATTGGGAGGAGAATGGGAAATGACCCACAACAAAAAGCCAGGCTCTCCCACGTGGCCATCAAAGTGTTCAGTGCAAGACAGCTCCTGGCATCTTCACTGCCCAAAGTCAGCTACGTTGGGGAAATGGTAAGAAGCAGAgatgtttgcttttctgttcaCAACAAAAAACATCAACACTGATAGGTAGATGTGTAGCATGGAACAAAACCTATCAAGACATTACTCACTGAGATTACATACATACTGTATACTGTACTCCTTCTATACATACATACTGGACTCCTAGTCATTCTCACACATGAGTATATTCATTTCCCAACAGCTCCATGGGCCACCAGTACTTACAGGTGCTTTTTAATTAATCAGTAGCTCACCATGTTCAGTAGCTTCTGTACTCATTGTTTCTACATCTGCAGCATCACGCATctcttcatcctcatcatcttcctcttcttcaccATGTAGTTCTTTTGCAATGAGCTGCCTTGCCAGTTTGATGTTTCTTCCTTCATTGTAgtgcatttttctcttcatttcaaactgtttctttttctctgtggaCAAACAAATGGAAATAGTTGTTccttcccttaaaaaaaacaatcaacATATCTTCTTCAAAAAGGAGCAcactgaataaaaattattgtcTTCAAACAGTGGAGTGTTCTTTAAAATTAGTCCGAACTACACAAATGATAGTAATTGATGTACTGGAATCTCAGAAGTACTTTTATAAGAACCTGTTTGCAACTAAGAGCAAGTCTGAACCACAAGAAGCATCTGGCAAAAGTACACAAAACTCTGATGTTTCATAAGCCTTGTCTCTAAGTAAACTCAAGGACAAACTGAGATGTAATGCTGGGATAGAAGATGAACTTTTGCAGATGTGTGGCTTAATTCCTGGCTAGCCATCAAAGGTCAGTTATGAGAGATATATTTACCACATGTcgaaaaaaatattttccattttccccatgGCCTGAAGCCAACTGCTCCATATATTAAACATTAGCATATCCAGCAGTAATGCACTataattaaagcaaattttgcTTACTGCCAGCCCCAACACTttgctcttttccctcctttagTATAGCAAGGTTTCATGCTCAAAGTTAAAGCCAGGAAATTTGAGAAGCACCAGCTAGATAATACAAGCCTGAAACCTTAGAAGTATTGTTGTTTGACTGTTGTCTCAAAACATTCTAGTCCAAGTTaacatgaaataatttctccGTTAAAGATGTTATTTGCTTTTGAATAATTGAGTAATTCCTATTGCATCCATCTACCATCCATCTTCTGTTGAGAACAACAGAAATATCTGTACATTTGCAAGCATTTAGCAGTATTTTATTTGCAGTGGTACTCTTTGAATTATGTTCAGATTAAGAACTATTCCTTCAACCCCAAACCAGAGCTTCTTAGCAGGAATTCCCACACTTTAAGCTTAGGGAGGCAGCCAGCAACAGCAAATTCCTGTTTATATGCAGATCCCAAACCAAACATTCCTGATTAGAAACAAGCAGCTTATTTGTTCAAACACTATTTATCTCTGTTTTCCAATCACAACATTTTTCTGATAGTACTTCttctttgcaaatatttcttatGGAAAACCTGAAGCTATTTGTCGAAAGAGAGTCTaaactaaagaaagaaaaccatttATGCCTACCCCGTTCTTCAGGTGTTAATTCTTCatcctcgtcctcctcctcaCTGCTTTCTTCTTGCCTTGCTATAATCTTGGGTCCTCTaccttcagctgcagctgccagtcTACATAAATCATGCAATACAAAATGCTGAAACAGCAAGTTTTTcactatttaaaatacatgaCAGTTCAGAACACTCATACAAACAGCTCTGTTCGTTATTTTTGCCATATTTGTATGTAGTAGCAACCTGCAAGAGGTTTAAATTACCAGCAGCACTATCAAACACTGGAAACCACTTCATTTGACAATAGCAAAAATGCAGCTTCTAGAGAAACCAGCAACAGCTTTCCATAAAGAAAATCTACCCCAGGAAAGAGCAGATTATCTTCACATTtagtcagatttttttattacaatacTTACTTTTTACTCAACACATCTGCTCTTAAGGGCTCATATTCCGAATCACTCactgcatcctcatcatcttcTCCTATCATGCTGGAAGGACAAACAAAAAGTAGCCTTTTTTAGTAATTTGCTCGAGTTTGTAGTTCACTCAAGAAAACAGTCAAAACCTTACAACACTTGATTAATTACAACACTCAATTGAAAGACtcttttaatgctttaaaagcCTTCCCAATCGACTTTAAATATTGATATGACATTATATTCcagtactgaaaaaaataaaatcaatagaAGTCAGACTTATTTATTCCATTCAAAGCCTAAAGTCTGCAAGAACAAACCTTCTAAACTTTGTCCTTTACGACAGTTCTCCTTATTTAGAAGTTCTGTAGATCTGAGTATGTTGCATACACCCAGCAGGCCTGCACAGTAATACTACATCACCCACAAAGTAAATTTTGCTCTAAACCCACAATTCCACCTGGCAGCACACAGGACAACACCTGAGCAAACATACCTGTGGTAAGGAGTACTCGGCTCATCAATTTTCATCAAGCCATAATCTTTGCCTGCAGGATGGTACGTAGCTATGATGTTCATTTCATCCCACTTCTGggattttttactgaaataagaaaagaaagttaaatTTTCTTATATTCTAAAACAATTAGTTCTGCTTTACCATAgaaggcatttttaaaacatcatcTGATCTCTACTACATACTAGgcacaaaaaaatattgctatGACACAGAGACATGTTCAATGGCTATTAAATACTGCTCTATACACACTTAAGTCATAACAAATTCTCAGTGCAACTTAATTTCTCTAACAAGTCACAATAGCTAAACAAACTCAATGATCTCCAAACATATTCTTAATCATATAATTCAGAGTCTCCTGGTCTTGTTCAATGACTATCTTGTGAACTGTTTGATTTTACAGTAACTTATAAGGGGAAGAATTCTCTTTTTACAACAACCCACAAGACTTCAACAGAACCCAACACTTTTCAGTTCACCTTTACTGAGGGAGCTGAAATGATTATTAGTAAAACTGTTACATAAACAACAGCAACACAACAAATCAACAAATCCTCTCCTGCAGTGAAATAAGTAGCATAGAACAAGCTGGTTATTAATACTGCTTCTGTCATCCTAAATTGGAATCATAAGCCAAGTGATTCACTGCTATAATTAAGCCGAGGGAGTTTCACATTTTATACAGACAGGCACCATTGATGCTACATTATCTAGAATTTTCTCAGTCAACCAGAAAATGAACCATTTTATGTATATTTGAAGAAACTAAAGCTCACCCACACTGATTGCTTATTGACAAAATATATAAGCCACAAGAAAAGCAATTGCCTTGTGGCCAGAGAAAGTGCCATCCCTCCACTGATCTAAAAGCCACATTGTTGTTCAATCAACACAAACCACCATGTCTCATGTTTTCTCTAAAAAGGTTATTGCAAACATTATATAAGGTGGATTAAGccaataaatttaattttagaataaCACAAAAATTCCACAAATTAATATATTCTTGCTGTAAATTATTAGTCAAGGAAGCAAACATTACAGGACTTCATGGGctttgtgggggtttttgtttgatttggggtggttgttgtttgggtttttgggtggGTGGGAGGTGGCAGTTGGCTGGAAGACTTCCATTTAACTGGTCTTGTTTAAACACAGGCTGCTCCAATAACAGATCTGAAAGATATATTCAGTCTCAATAACACAAGTGCTCTTGAGCAGAATAATATCTGTAAAGCAAGATAAAGCAAGATTCCAAGGACAAACTACATTCTGCATTTACAGGATCATTGCATAATACAATGTGGGTGAAAAAAActaaaggcaagaaaaatagATGTGGGGGTTGATGCTGAATCCAGCATGCCACAGGCTTACACTCCAGAAATTAATACAAATTGAATGATCTTAATCCCCTCAGCACACAGTAACCAGTGCCAAGGTCTCATGTTCGAGGCTTCAGGTCCATTTAATCATTTTGTGCAAACACAAGGATTGCAGCATAAGCGGACACCACGTGAGTCAGGTCGTGGCTCTGGCAGGGCGGGGAGTCATGAGCTTGGTGATGACAAAGCAAGAGCTCCTGTCTAGGAACGCCACTCATTCAAAACTGTCTGGTTAGGAGTCGAAAAATCCCCAGTTTACCCAGTTTAACACAGCCTAAAGTTCATCCATGACCAACACAAGATGCTCACTGTGTTGCACAGTGAGGATTTTTACCAGCCAGAGCATTTAGACAATGGCACATGGGGTATACAGGCCCTGTAAAGAGACAGAGCTCAGCTGACAAGGAAATACAACAGATGGGAGAGATTCCCATCACATGCTTTGTGTTCACTTGCCCAGAGCACATCAAGGTTTATAGCCCAGGCTCACAACTCCACCTAATAATAATATTGGCAAACTTGGAACAATCCCTTTGGCATGCACTGTGCTGGAAATCAGACAGCCCACACTGAGCAAGTCAGTGAGTCATAAATAAAAGACTCAACAAGTTTTTAGTGGCTTAGTTTTtcacacttattttttttaaactcaaattCCAACAATAAAAAACCTTGGCTGTGGAACACTTCCTAAAGCACAACTTAAAGTTCACCtagggggagaaagaaaagtcaTTAGTGGCAAAGACACAAACATGTAATTTCACCCCTGCTTGTAAAAAGCCCTTACAGGAGAATGTCTAAGTGTTCTGAAAAGCCACACCTCTCTTGTTTGTCTCCAATTTTGCATGCTTAGGCAtgtctgcacagcacagcactaaTGACAGGGCTTAGGACCATCACACAGAAATGCATCCTGACACCCTTCAgatacagaaatagaaaatctTCCGTAGGAAAATGAGGTTTGAAAAATCTCGTAAATGCTCATCTGTATTTTCtcacatctttaaaaatacaaaactttaTTTGGCACCACACCAGGTGGTGTAGACAGGCAAGAAGTTTCAGCAGCAGTAATAACCCAGGAACACCTCTCACACCTCACTTGCTCCTGTCAGACTCACCTCTTCCAACACAGCTgcttgtgcacacacacacttccaTAATTCCTTTGTAAAATATCACACCCACTCACTCACAGGCTCTTACAGGGGTCTGGAGGCAAAAAATACTGTACCCCAGTGTGTATGCCAAGCACTCATCTGTCATTAAAGCACAATCTCAGCTCTTAGGATGCAGTTCCAGTGGTGTCCCAATTTCTCAAGCTTCCTTCTTGcatcttatttttattaagGAAGTTTTCCGAACAATGTTACCATCACTAACAGCAGCACAAGGTCAGTAATGATGTAAGTACATGAGAGCTCTACTGAACGTGGTGCTTTAAAAGATGGCAGCTGACATAATGAGCTCTTTCAtctacagatatttttaaagatcttCAGACCTGAATTTCAATatcagaaataaatagaaaaaaataagaaatcagaTACCTGAATTTATTAACTAATCTTTAACCTCAAAGGAAAATCACAATTGTACCACTTATCATTCttctaaaaacaaaattcttttcCTGAAATCAGAAACAACCCTGATATATTGATACATTGCCAACCAAAAGTAATACCTGCACAGAAACCAGCTTTATATACCCTGTACTGATCTTTCCAGGAAATTTTCTAATGTAGCCTGGCAGGTTTAGCCAATGTCTTTCAATTTACAAGGCAATTTCAGAATTAATCTGAATTTGCTGGCTCATGTTGGTAAACAGGAAATAGAAGCTGGACTCTAGCCCACTAACTGCTTCCCAAGAAATTACCGTGTACAATAACCAATATAGCATACACTCATCAGTTCATACTCCAATTTCTATTCATTTTTCAAGAGGGTACAAAAGAAGctgctgaaaattaaatacaggCTACCAACAGCCAGTTGTAATAAAAGTCTGGTGTGGTACTAAGCACATCAAGCTACATAATATTAAAactagagaaaagaaaaaatcacatttgtgTAACATCTTGCTACTTACACTCACCTGTTTCGAAAACATCATCTCATTCACTCACTTGAAATTTTtctctggaaagaaagagaagctaACACAAGCAACATTGCAACCCAAAAGCTCTTCTTTCTTACCTTGCTGATTTTAGACTATATTAATGACTTAACTATGCAAAGACAAAAGGAATATTaccataataataataaaaacccaCCAGCAAgaccattttattttataattatttctctCCTTGCAATACTGAATAAGGtaccaaaagaaagaaagctgtCCAAAGCAAATGCGTAAACACTGAGTTCAGGTCAAAGCTTGCTCATCATAACTTGATGGAGAATCAGAGCAACGGCAGCCAGCACACGCTGGGTGCATCAGGAAGAGTGTAGGATTCTTACCCTGATATCAAGGACAGGCGCTGGCCAGCTAAAGACTACTTCTGGCAAACCTGGACTAACCCGGCATGTTACAATGAAACCAAGATTTTCACGTCATTCAAATCACAAACAACACGGCTGTGCACATTCTCTCTTTTTACGGATGGATCCTGCCCAGCCGAGAATACATCTTGATGATGCTTCAGCCCAGGAGAGGTCCCCTCTCCAGGGACATGCTTCTGATTACAAGAAATGAGCTGCCTATGAGACGGCTGAGAAAAAACCGAGCGCCTTTCCCAAACTGTGAACTATCCTCGCAGCATCAGTAAAACCCTTTGTGAGCAGCCACACTAAGCAGGTGACAGCCACTCCTCGGCAGGAGCCACGGCGACAGCTCCGCCGGCCTCATGCGGGCAGCGCTCCCGGTGCACCCCGGGCACCCCCTGCCCGCAGCGGAGCTCCGGCCTcggcaggagctgccagtgctgggtccGAGCGGAGCCGAGCCCAGCTCCGCCGCCGCACGGGGGGCACGGCACGggcccccgcccggcccgcgcAGCATCCCCGGGCACGGGCCGAGCAGCGCCGGCTCCGCGGCCCTCTGGAAGGAGCGGCACGGCCGGGGGGAGGCCCTGCGGGGACCCGCCGCGGACCAACAACCACCGAGGCCTCACCCGTGCTCGTCCTCGTCGCAGGCCTGACTGGTCTGTCGCACCCCCACGGCCGCTCCCGACGATGCCTTGCTGCCGCTCTTCTTCAGGATGCCCTTGATGGGCCCCCGCCCCGTCGCCGAGGCGTCCGGTACCGAGGGCGCCTCCAtggccgcgccgcccgcccggttccgccgccgccgccccggccgggcccgccccgcgccAGCAACGCCGCCTCAgcccgccgcgcccgcgccccctggcggccggCGGACCGACCGCGCCCCTGCTGCAGTGCGCCTGCGCGACCGCGGG
The Oenanthe melanoleuca isolate GR-GAL-2019-014 chromosome 9, OMel1.0, whole genome shotgun sequence DNA segment above includes these coding regions:
- the PPP1R2 gene encoding protein phosphatase inhibitor 2 isoform X2; this encodes MEAPSVPDASATGRGPIKGILKKSGSKASSGAAVGVRQTSQACDEDEHGKKSQKWDEMNIIATYHPAGKDYGLMKIDEPSTPYHSMIGEDDEDAVSDSEYEPLRADVLSKKLAAAAEGRGPKIIARQEESSEEEDEDEELTPEEREKKKQFEMKRKMHYNEGRNIKLARQLIAKELHGEEEEDDEDEEMRDAADVETMSTEATEHD
- the PPP1R2 gene encoding protein phosphatase inhibitor 2 isoform X1 translates to MEAPSVPDASATGRGPIKGILKKSGSKASSGAAVGVRQTSQACDEDEHGKKSQKWDEMNIIATYHPAGKDYGLMKIDEPSTPYHSMIGEDDEDAVSDSEYEPLRADVLSKKLAAAAEGRGPKIIARQEESSEEEDEDEELTPEEREKKKQFEMKRKMHYNEGRNIKLARQLIAKELHGEEEEDDEDEEMRDAADVETMSTEATEHEKQTSLLLTISPT